A section of the Cryobacterium soli genome encodes:
- a CDS encoding DUF3499 family protein gives MATLTFSYADSMAVLGPLAGTHEPHSYDLCDRHARLTTPPQGWQMIRHRLTDEGVVAQDRPVTPH, from the coding sequence GTGGCGACCCTCACCTTCTCCTACGCCGACTCGATGGCGGTGCTCGGGCCTCTTGCCGGAACGCACGAGCCGCATAGTTACGACCTCTGTGACAGGCATGCCCGCCTCACCACTCCGCCGCAGGGGTGGCAGATGATCCGACATCGCCTCACGGACGAGGGGGTCGTCGCGCAGGACCGCCCGGTCACTCCGCACTAG
- a CDS encoding glycosyltransferase family 39 protein codes for MATALPSSRALPAPNGRISVRQTWPDSLLIGAFGTLLTLAFAWQPSLWFDEAATVSATMRSWPELGRMLHNVDAVHGLYYAGMHLWLDLVGYSPIALRLPSAVAVGVAAALIVLLVRTRAGRGTAVLAGVAFCLLPRVTWMGTEGRSYALTAALAVALTLIFPAAWRRGPAPRRIRALWWTLYAVAAIACTLVFIYLAFLVAAHGATALWTVWAGRRRDRAVRASFTGWAIAAGSAAILLLPFALSVVRQSGQVSWIAPISWGTWNGVFVTQWFYLNPPFAVVGWVLVALGILFLILAGRRIRSTGAGVPRLLSGNPSLLAIAVPWLAVPTIGVIVASLLVSPLYSPRYLTYCAPAVAILIGVALDRLRRRWLAVTAVLLLAALAAPQYVAQRQPEAKQNSSWSEVASLIESERAARPGENAAIVYGPVRQHPAATTRVIAYSYPDAFAGLLDVKLKTPAAETGQLWETRYPLDEVTDRFDGVDAVWLVTSNKQDWRPSVTTKLAALGYSLTEEWALTGVNVLRYER; via the coding sequence ATGGCCACTGCCCTTCCGTCCTCGCGTGCGCTACCCGCGCCGAACGGCCGCATCTCCGTGCGACAGACATGGCCTGATTCGCTGCTGATCGGCGCCTTCGGCACCCTTCTCACCCTCGCGTTCGCGTGGCAGCCGTCGCTCTGGTTCGATGAGGCCGCCACGGTCTCGGCCACCATGCGCAGCTGGCCCGAGCTCGGCCGGATGCTGCACAACGTCGACGCCGTGCACGGCCTGTACTACGCCGGCATGCACCTGTGGCTCGACCTGGTGGGCTACTCCCCGATCGCCCTGCGGCTGCCGAGCGCCGTCGCCGTCGGCGTCGCCGCGGCCCTGATCGTGCTGCTCGTGCGCACCCGGGCCGGCCGGGGCACCGCGGTGCTCGCCGGCGTGGCCTTCTGCCTGCTCCCCCGGGTCACCTGGATGGGCACGGAGGGTCGGTCCTATGCGCTCACGGCTGCCCTCGCGGTGGCTCTGACCCTGATTTTCCCGGCCGCCTGGCGGCGCGGACCCGCACCACGACGCATCCGTGCGCTCTGGTGGACTCTCTACGCGGTGGCCGCCATCGCCTGCACCCTCGTTTTCATCTACCTCGCGTTCCTCGTCGCCGCCCACGGCGCCACTGCACTGTGGACGGTCTGGGCCGGTCGCCGCCGCGACCGGGCGGTCCGGGCATCCTTCACCGGCTGGGCCATCGCCGCGGGCTCCGCCGCGATTCTCCTGCTGCCGTTCGCGTTGTCCGTTGTACGCCAGTCCGGTCAGGTGAGTTGGATCGCCCCGATCAGCTGGGGAACCTGGAACGGCGTTTTCGTGACGCAGTGGTTCTACCTGAACCCGCCCTTCGCCGTGGTCGGCTGGGTCCTGGTGGCGTTGGGCATCCTGTTCCTGATTCTCGCCGGCCGCCGCATCCGCAGCACGGGTGCCGGCGTGCCCCGCCTGCTGTCGGGCAACCCGTCGTTGCTCGCGATCGCGGTTCCGTGGCTGGCCGTGCCGACCATCGGCGTGATCGTCGCATCGCTGCTGGTCTCCCCGCTCTACTCCCCGCGCTATCTCACCTACTGCGCCCCGGCCGTGGCGATCCTGATCGGTGTGGCCCTTGACCGGCTGCGGCGGCGCTGGCTCGCCGTGACGGCGGTGCTGCTTCTGGCCGCGCTGGCCGCACCACAATACGTGGCCCAACGCCAGCCGGAGGCCAAGCAGAATTCCTCGTGGAGCGAGGTGGCCAGCCTCATCGAATCGGAGCGCGCCGCGCGCCCCGGCGAGAACGCCGCCATCGTCTACGGGCCGGTGCGGCAGCATCCGGCGGCGACAACCCGGGTGATCGCCTACTCCTACCCGGATGCATTCGCCGGGCTCCTCGACGTGAAGCTCAAGACGCCCGCGGCCGAGACCGGGCAGCTGTGGGAGACCCGGTACCCACTGGACGAGGTGACCGACCGGTTCGACGGCGTGGACGCCGTCTGGCTGGTCACGAGCAACAAGCAGGACTGGCGGCCGAGCGTCACCACCAAGCTCGCCGCGCTGGGGTACTCGCTCACCGAGGAGTGGGCGCTCACCGGTGTGAACGTGCTCCGCTACGAGCGCTGA
- a CDS encoding glycosyltransferase family 87 protein: MRIAVVSILLAVSAAVTGVVVVSFDLFRPHRDTAELLIGTALLWLLFAAALIALRGVRGRAVGVLVLAGSLLIGGAAMAGPPNTSTDSARYAWDGVVQNAGISPYAYVPADERLDELRPTWLYPAPTEVDGALVCTGERIATVQRESGEPLCSALNRTTVPTIYPPAAEIYFAAVRAVAGADAAYWPLQLTGLLLSLGITGMLLVGMRRRGIDQRHAALWAWCPLVATEGITNSHVDLLGVAFTLAAVFWVSSGKRVRGGIMLGVAIGVKLIPVIAAPAMLKRQGWKVVVAAVATFALLYVPYVLSTGIAVLGYLPGYLSEEGYEDGSRFALVSLIAPGGAGIVLVAVLLAGLAAFTIWKTDPERPWLGQLVMIGGTLLILSPRYPWYALLLLPFVALSGRWEWLAIPLALTLRLLVPSLTVTRVSLAVALLVIVVVSVRRAGPGALGRGRAALARIGSRDPDRHRPAEN, from the coding sequence GTGCGTATTGCCGTCGTCTCGATTCTCCTGGCCGTCAGCGCGGCCGTCACCGGGGTCGTGGTGGTGTCATTCGACCTGTTCCGCCCGCACCGGGACACCGCCGAGCTCCTGATCGGCACCGCCCTGCTCTGGCTGCTCTTCGCCGCCGCGCTGATCGCCCTGCGCGGGGTGCGCGGCCGCGCCGTGGGGGTACTGGTCCTGGCCGGGTCGCTCCTGATCGGCGGTGCCGCGATGGCCGGACCGCCCAACACCAGCACCGACTCCGCCCGGTACGCCTGGGACGGCGTGGTGCAGAACGCCGGGATCTCTCCCTACGCCTATGTGCCCGCCGACGAGCGGCTCGACGAGTTGCGGCCGACCTGGCTCTACCCCGCCCCCACCGAGGTCGATGGCGCCCTGGTCTGCACAGGCGAGCGCATCGCGACCGTGCAACGGGAATCCGGCGAGCCGCTGTGCTCCGCGCTGAACCGCACCACGGTGCCCACCATCTATCCGCCCGCGGCGGAGATCTACTTCGCGGCCGTGCGCGCCGTCGCCGGCGCCGACGCCGCCTACTGGCCGCTGCAGCTGACCGGCCTGCTGCTCAGTCTCGGCATCACCGGGATGCTGCTGGTCGGGATGCGCCGGCGCGGTATCGACCAGCGCCACGCCGCTCTGTGGGCCTGGTGCCCGCTCGTCGCGACCGAGGGCATCACCAATTCCCATGTGGACCTGCTCGGTGTCGCCTTCACCCTCGCGGCCGTGTTCTGGGTGAGCAGCGGCAAACGCGTGCGCGGCGGGATCATGCTCGGTGTGGCCATCGGGGTCAAGCTGATCCCCGTGATCGCGGCGCCGGCGATGCTCAAACGGCAGGGCTGGAAGGTCGTCGTGGCGGCCGTGGCCACCTTCGCCCTGCTCTACGTGCCCTATGTGCTCTCCACCGGGATCGCGGTGCTCGGCTATCTGCCCGGCTACCTCAGCGAGGAGGGATATGAAGACGGCTCCAGGTTCGCCCTGGTATCCCTGATCGCCCCCGGCGGCGCCGGCATCGTGCTCGTCGCGGTGCTGCTGGCCGGCCTGGCCGCCTTCACGATCTGGAAGACGGACCCGGAGCGCCCGTGGCTCGGCCAACTCGTGATGATCGGCGGCACCTTGCTGATCCTCAGCCCCCGCTACCCCTGGTACGCGCTGCTGCTATTGCCGTTCGTGGCGCTCAGCGGCCGGTGGGAGTGGCTGGCGATCCCGCTCGCCCTCACCCTGCGCCTGCTGGTCCCGTCCCTCACCGTCACCCGGGTCTCCCTGGCCGTGGCCCTCCTGGTGATCGTGGTCGTATCGGTGCGCCGGGCCGGGCCGGGCGCACTGGGGCGTGGCCGTGCCGCGCTCGCCCGCATCGGGTCCAGGGACCCCGACCGGCACCGTCCGGCAGAGAATTAG
- a CDS encoding molybdopterin-dependent oxidoreductase, producing the protein MRRLMYEARAQLASPARTPRMATVIGRLLGLAFLLCFGTGLYSHFLQQPLPWMRFPTRPTGLYQWTQGTHIIAGIACFPLLLAKLYVVFPQLFQYPPVKSFANFLERASIALFVGASLVEITIGLLNTYQWYPFPFSFKQVHFALAFVIIGSLLVHIGVKLPVIAAHWRATPAPGPDERHPVDTGEDTAEDAPADGDDGQGLPRTRGLTGRLLAYIDATPRMAPRTSRRGFLTTVALGVAAVVGLTAGQTVAPLDGANVFGPRKKGVGPQGVPVNRTSAQAKVATAALAADWVLTVAHGGTERSFSRDELAALPQTDVDLPIACVEGWSQMASWRGVRLRDLVDQVGASPDADFRIISLEQRGGFKQTEMGREYVRDSLTLVALELNGGILDLEHGYPARMIAPGRPGVLQTKWLSRIEAIDA; encoded by the coding sequence ATGCGCCGATTGATGTACGAGGCCAGGGCTCAGCTCGCCTCTCCGGCGCGGACACCGCGGATGGCCACCGTGATCGGCCGGCTCCTCGGCCTGGCGTTCCTGCTCTGTTTCGGCACCGGCCTCTATAGCCATTTCCTGCAGCAGCCCCTGCCCTGGATGCGCTTCCCGACCCGGCCGACCGGGCTGTACCAGTGGACCCAGGGCACCCACATCATCGCGGGCATCGCTTGCTTCCCGCTGCTGCTGGCCAAGCTATACGTCGTGTTCCCGCAGCTGTTCCAGTACCCGCCGGTGAAATCGTTCGCCAACTTCCTCGAACGCGCGTCGATCGCGCTCTTCGTCGGCGCCTCCCTGGTTGAGATCACCATCGGCCTGCTGAACACGTACCAGTGGTACCCGTTCCCGTTCTCGTTCAAGCAGGTGCACTTCGCGCTCGCGTTCGTGATCATCGGGTCGCTCCTGGTGCACATCGGCGTGAAACTGCCCGTGATCGCGGCGCACTGGCGGGCCACGCCCGCGCCCGGCCCCGACGAACGGCACCCCGTCGACACCGGTGAGGACACCGCAGAGGACGCCCCGGCCGACGGCGACGACGGCCAGGGCCTGCCCCGCACCCGCGGCCTCACCGGTCGTCTGCTCGCCTACATCGACGCGACACCGCGGATGGCGCCCCGGACGAGCCGACGCGGCTTCCTGACCACCGTGGCCCTGGGCGTCGCCGCCGTGGTGGGTCTCACGGCCGGGCAGACCGTGGCGCCGCTGGACGGGGCGAATGTGTTCGGTCCGCGCAAGAAGGGCGTCGGCCCGCAGGGTGTCCCCGTCAACCGCACCTCCGCCCAGGCGAAGGTTGCCACCGCCGCCCTGGCCGCCGACTGGGTGCTGACCGTGGCCCACGGGGGCACCGAACGCAGCTTCAGCCGGGACGAACTGGCCGCCCTGCCGCAGACCGACGTCGACCTGCCCATCGCCTGCGTGGAGGGCTGGAGCCAGATGGCATCCTGGCGCGGCGTGCGCCTGCGCGACCTCGTCGACCAGGTCGGCGCCTCCCCCGACGCCGATTTCCGGATCATCAGCCTGGAGCAGCGCGGTGGGTTCAAGCAGACCGAGATGGGCCGGGAATATGTGCGTGATTCACTCACCCTCGTCGCCCTCGAGCTCAATGGCGGCATCCTCGACCTCGAGCACGGCTACCCCGCCCGCATGATCGCGCCCGGCCGACCGGGTGTGCTGCAGACCAAATGGCTCAGCCGGATCGAGGCGATCGACGCATGA
- a CDS encoding class I SAM-dependent methyltransferase, with amino-acid sequence MTLLSPRRLVPGATTFGSGGAEPYAAALENESAVLYLRHATGRRRAAATMDAGRWSAAADDTDMQLLAGAAGPVLDIGCGPGRMVRAALAQGLAAIGVDVSPTAVRIAAESGLTVLERSVFSALPGEGDWGTALLLDGNIGIGGDIVALLGRCGELISSDGAVLVEVHADPERDHAFDGTLEDAQGRTSAVFPWAEVGIGPLRARAGEAGLRVVQDWKSDGRWFARLVRA; translated from the coding sequence ATGACCCTGCTGTCGCCCCGCCGGCTCGTCCCCGGCGCCACGACCTTCGGGTCGGGTGGGGCCGAACCGTACGCGGCCGCGTTGGAGAACGAATCGGCCGTGCTCTACCTCCGGCACGCCACCGGCCGGCGCCGCGCCGCGGCGACCATGGACGCGGGCCGCTGGAGCGCCGCAGCCGACGACACCGACATGCAACTCCTCGCCGGGGCAGCCGGTCCCGTCCTCGACATCGGGTGTGGCCCAGGGCGCATGGTGCGCGCCGCGCTGGCGCAGGGCCTGGCCGCCATCGGCGTCGATGTGTCGCCTACGGCGGTGCGCATCGCCGCCGAGTCCGGCCTGACCGTGCTGGAGCGTTCGGTTTTCTCCGCTCTGCCGGGGGAGGGTGACTGGGGCACCGCCCTGTTGCTCGACGGCAACATCGGCATCGGCGGCGACATCGTCGCCCTGCTCGGCCGCTGCGGCGAACTCATCTCGTCCGACGGCGCCGTCCTCGTCGAGGTCCATGCCGATCCCGAACGCGACCACGCGTTCGACGGCACCCTCGAAGACGCGCAGGGTCGCACCAGTGCGGTCTTCCCGTGGGCCGAGGTGGGCATCGGTCCGCTCCGGGCCCGCGCCGGCGAGGCCGGACTGCGTGTGGTTCAGGACTGGAAGAGCGACGGACGTTGGTTCGCCCGCCTGGTGCGTGCGTAG
- a CDS encoding TIGR04282 family arsenosugar biosynthesis glycosyltransferase, with amino-acid sequence MTTLIVIAKECLPGRVKTRLHPPLSLEQAARLAAASLDDTFAAVAALPATRRVLAFDGTVVPAAAAEYDVVPQVDGGLDARLGAIFDGCTEPAVLIGMDTPQVTAELLAPVFQPWPDDVDAWFGPAADGGFWALALRIPDGDLIRGVPMSRSDTGARQLQRLRTAGLRVRMLPTLTDVDHIEDAFTVAALSPRGSFAQTLAGFGALQLSGATR; translated from the coding sequence ATGACCACTCTGATCGTGATCGCCAAGGAATGTCTGCCCGGCCGGGTGAAGACCCGACTGCATCCTCCGCTCAGTCTCGAGCAGGCGGCCCGGTTGGCCGCCGCCAGCCTCGACGACACCTTCGCCGCTGTCGCAGCGCTGCCCGCCACCCGCCGTGTGCTGGCCTTCGACGGCACCGTCGTGCCGGCAGCCGCGGCCGAATACGACGTCGTGCCGCAGGTCGATGGTGGCCTCGATGCGCGTCTGGGCGCCATCTTCGACGGGTGCACCGAGCCGGCGGTGCTGATCGGCATGGACACCCCGCAGGTCACGGCCGAACTGCTCGCCCCGGTGTTCCAGCCGTGGCCCGACGACGTCGACGCGTGGTTCGGTCCGGCCGCCGACGGCGGTTTCTGGGCGCTCGCGCTCCGCATTCCCGACGGCGACCTGATCCGGGGCGTGCCGATGTCCCGGTCGGACACGGGCGCCCGTCAGCTGCAACGGCTCCGTACCGCCGGTCTCCGGGTGCGGATGCTGCCGACCCTCACCGACGTCGACCACATCGAGGACGCGTTCACCGTCGCGGCCCTGTCCCCTCGCGGCAGCTTCGCGCAGACCCTGGCCGGATTCGGCGCCTTGCAGCTGAGCGGAGCGACCCGATGA
- a CDS encoding glycosyltransferase family 2 protein, which translates to MSEIRVDVVMPCLNEAGALPWLLARLPEGYRAIVVDNGSTDDSARIAEEAGAVVVHEARRGFGAAAHAGLLHATAPIVAFCDADASMDPQDLPLVVDPVAAGEADLVLGRRRPTTAGSWPVHARIANSTLSWRLRRITGVNIYDLGPMRAARREDLLALDLQDRRSGYPLEVFLKAAARDWRIREVDTSYAPRVGRSKVTGTVRGTLTAVADMSRLLKEARK; encoded by the coding sequence ATGAGTGAGATTCGGGTCGACGTGGTTATGCCCTGCCTGAACGAAGCGGGCGCGTTGCCGTGGCTGCTGGCCCGGCTGCCGGAGGGATACCGCGCCATCGTGGTGGACAACGGGTCCACGGATGATTCCGCTCGCATCGCCGAGGAGGCCGGCGCCGTCGTCGTGCACGAGGCGCGCCGCGGGTTCGGGGCAGCGGCACACGCCGGGCTGCTGCACGCGACCGCGCCCATCGTGGCCTTTTGCGACGCTGACGCGTCGATGGACCCGCAGGACCTGCCCCTCGTGGTGGATCCGGTGGCCGCCGGCGAGGCCGATCTGGTGCTCGGACGCCGGCGCCCGACGACGGCCGGATCCTGGCCGGTCCACGCCCGGATAGCCAATTCCACTCTTTCTTGGCGACTGCGCCGAATAACAGGTGTGAACATCTACGACTTGGGCCCCATGCGGGCCGCGCGACGAGAAGACCTCCTGGCCCTCGATCTGCAGGACCGGCGCAGCGGCTATCCGCTCGAGGTCTTCCTGAAGGCGGCGGCGCGGGACTGGCGCATCCGCGAGGTGGACACCTCGTATGCCCCCCGCGTGGGACGCAGCAAGGTGACCGGAACGGTGCGCGGCACCCTCACGGCCGTCGCCGACATGTCGAGACTGCTGAAGGAGGCGCGCAAATGA
- a CDS encoding response regulator transcription factor, whose protein sequence is MTPPPPTGPPRADTERRILVIDDDPTVSEIVCRYLVAAGFAVEQAPDGQAGLTQAAAQRPDLVVLDRMLPLLDGIEVCMRIKAAWDTPVIMLTALDQEEDRIDGLEAGADDYLAKPFSPRELVLRVQSVLRRTVPEPVHDGAVDAGPFTLDLAAHEVRLNGDPLVLTAREFDLLAYLIGHPHRALSREDLLKSVWGWDFGDLSTVTVHVRRLREKIEADPTQPTLLNTVWGVGYRFDPEPLVAAHADDRDAGARR, encoded by the coding sequence GTGACTCCACCGCCCCCGACGGGACCACCCCGTGCCGACACCGAACGCCGCATCCTGGTCATCGACGACGACCCGACGGTGTCCGAGATCGTCTGCCGGTACCTGGTCGCCGCCGGTTTCGCTGTCGAGCAGGCTCCGGACGGCCAGGCCGGGCTCACCCAGGCGGCCGCGCAGCGGCCCGATCTGGTTGTGCTCGACCGGATGCTGCCCCTGCTCGACGGCATCGAGGTGTGTATGCGGATCAAAGCGGCCTGGGACACCCCGGTGATCATGCTCACGGCGCTCGATCAGGAGGAGGACCGGATCGACGGGCTGGAGGCCGGCGCCGACGACTACCTCGCCAAGCCGTTCTCCCCCCGCGAGCTGGTGTTGCGGGTGCAATCGGTGCTCCGGCGCACCGTGCCGGAACCCGTGCACGACGGCGCCGTCGATGCGGGCCCGTTCACGCTGGACCTCGCGGCGCACGAGGTGCGGTTGAACGGTGATCCCCTGGTACTCACGGCCCGGGAGTTCGACCTTCTCGCGTACCTGATCGGGCATCCGCACCGGGCGTTGAGCCGGGAGGATCTGTTGAAGTCGGTGTGGGGCTGGGACTTCGGCGATCTGTCCACGGTGACCGTGCACGTGCGGCGCCTCCGGGAGAAGATCGAGGCCGATCCCACCCAGCCCACCCTGTTGAACACGGTCTGGGGCGTCGGGTACAGGTTCGACCCCGAGCCGCTGGTCGCCGCGCACGCCGATGACCGGGATGCCGGGGCGCGGCGATGA
- a CDS encoding sensor histidine kinase: MTPYGLVSVVVIALATAVIVGAAGLIILRLLARYSLVLQLLVVALATVVSVVSGMAAAASLMYVSAHDLTVFYFVAAAAGSVSLAMAGLLGRWIVRDSQYLTLAAASLGRGEPVASAERHSNNEFAALAGQLAATGERLQESRDREGRIEASRRELVAWISHDLRTPLAGIRAMAEALEDDMVEDPSRYYGRIRSQVDRLNGMVDDLFELSRIQTGTLRLTLETVALYDLISDTVADLGPVARAKSLDLRFEGAMGLSILADPREMSRAVGNLVMNAVQQSAPGSAIVVAVTEHGDGRAAISVQDAAGGIDPADLPRVFDAGWRGSEPRTPDADLVHVGRAGLGLAIVAGIVAAHHGEVTVRNIPNGCRFDVLLPRHLEAVGA, encoded by the coding sequence ATGACCCCATACGGGCTGGTGAGCGTGGTCGTCATCGCCCTCGCGACGGCCGTCATCGTCGGGGCGGCGGGCCTGATCATCCTGCGGCTGCTGGCGCGGTACTCCCTGGTTCTGCAGTTGCTCGTGGTGGCCCTGGCTACGGTGGTGTCAGTCGTCAGCGGGATGGCTGCCGCCGCATCGCTCATGTATGTCTCCGCTCACGACCTGACGGTGTTCTACTTCGTGGCCGCCGCCGCTGGCAGTGTGTCGCTGGCCATGGCCGGGCTCCTCGGGCGCTGGATCGTGCGCGACAGCCAGTACCTCACGCTCGCGGCGGCCAGCCTGGGCCGCGGTGAACCCGTCGCGTCCGCGGAGCGGCACAGCAACAACGAATTCGCGGCGCTGGCGGGCCAACTCGCCGCGACCGGGGAGCGGCTGCAGGAGTCCAGGGACCGGGAAGGCCGCATCGAGGCGTCCCGCCGGGAACTGGTCGCCTGGATCTCGCACGACCTGCGCACCCCGCTGGCCGGCATCCGGGCCATGGCCGAGGCCCTCGAAGACGACATGGTCGAGGACCCGTCCCGGTACTACGGCCGGATCCGCAGCCAGGTGGACCGGCTGAACGGCATGGTCGACGATCTCTTCGAGCTCTCCAGGATCCAGACCGGCACGCTGCGCCTGACCCTGGAGACCGTTGCGCTGTACGACCTGATCAGTGACACCGTCGCCGACCTCGGGCCGGTCGCGAGGGCGAAGTCGCTCGACCTGCGCTTCGAGGGAGCCATGGGCCTGTCGATCCTCGCCGACCCCCGCGAGATGTCCCGCGCGGTGGGCAACCTGGTGATGAACGCGGTGCAGCAGTCGGCGCCAGGCAGCGCCATCGTGGTCGCGGTCACCGAGCACGGCGACGGCCGGGCCGCCATCTCGGTGCAGGATGCCGCGGGCGGGATCGACCCCGCCGACCTGCCCCGGGTGTTCGATGCCGGCTGGCGCGGCAGCGAACCGCGCACGCCCGACGCCGACCTGGTGCACGTGGGCCGAGCCGGCCTCGGCCTGGCGATCGTCGCGGGAATCGTGGCGGCACACCACGGTGAGGTCACCGTGCGGAACATCCCCAATGGATGCCGCTTCGACGTCCTGCTCCCCCGGCACCTCGAGGCCGTCGGGGCCTGA
- a CDS encoding NAD-dependent epimerase/dehydratase family protein gives MTDTTAVIPAAAGPHLLVTGGAGFIGQAVVEAALGRGWRVRVLDSLRSDVHGGLPTPDPRIQFLVGDVTDPGVVAHALAGIDVVCHQAAKVGLGVDFSDAPDYVHSNEVGTAVLLAGMAAAGIDRLVLASSMVVYGEGSYRGSAGFTRPGPRRAADLDAGIFDPLDPETGEPLEPLLVGEDDPLDPRNVYASSKLGQEYLATTWSRSTGGRAVALRYHNVYGPGMPQNTPYAGVASLFRSALQRGEAPTVFEDGRQRRDFVHVRDIASANLAAIEWTGPATAGAFRAFNVGSGIVHTIGDMAGALSVAANGPAPVVTGEYRLGDVRHITASSQRLRDELGWEPSVSFEDGMREFATAPLRAAVL, from the coding sequence GTGACCGACACCACCGCAGTGATCCCGGCCGCCGCCGGACCGCACCTGCTCGTGACCGGCGGCGCCGGCTTCATCGGCCAGGCAGTCGTCGAGGCCGCGCTCGGCCGCGGCTGGCGCGTGCGGGTGCTCGACTCCCTCCGCAGCGACGTGCACGGCGGACTGCCGACGCCCGACCCGCGGATCCAGTTCCTGGTCGGCGACGTCACCGACCCCGGCGTGGTCGCGCACGCTCTCGCCGGCATCGACGTGGTGTGCCATCAGGCCGCGAAGGTGGGTCTGGGGGTGGACTTCTCCGACGCTCCCGACTACGTGCACAGCAACGAGGTGGGCACCGCCGTCCTGCTCGCCGGCATGGCCGCCGCCGGTATCGACCGCCTGGTTCTCGCGTCGTCGATGGTCGTCTACGGGGAGGGCAGCTACCGCGGCTCCGCGGGCTTCACCCGGCCGGGACCCCGGCGCGCCGCCGACCTCGACGCCGGAATCTTCGACCCGCTCGACCCGGAGACCGGCGAGCCGCTCGAGCCGCTCCTGGTCGGCGAGGACGACCCGCTCGACCCTCGCAATGTGTACGCGAGCAGCAAGCTGGGCCAGGAGTACCTCGCGACGACGTGGAGTCGCAGCACCGGCGGACGCGCTGTCGCCCTGCGCTATCACAACGTCTACGGACCCGGGATGCCGCAGAACACGCCCTACGCGGGCGTCGCATCGCTCTTCCGGTCGGCGCTGCAACGCGGCGAGGCCCCCACGGTGTTCGAGGACGGCCGCCAGCGCCGGGACTTCGTGCACGTGCGGGACATCGCGTCGGCCAATCTCGCCGCCATCGAGTGGACCGGCCCCGCCACAGCCGGCGCCTTCCGGGCCTTCAACGTGGGCAGCGGCATCGTGCACACCATCGGCGACATGGCCGGTGCTCTCAGCGTGGCCGCGAACGGACCCGCCCCGGTCGTCACGGGCGAATATCGGCTGGGCGATGTGCGGCACATCACCGCGTCGTCCCAGCGGCTGCGCGACGAGCTGGGCTGGGAACCCTCGGTGAGCTTCGAGGACGGCATGCGTGAGTTCGCCACGGCGCCCCTGCGCGCCGCGGTGCTCTGA